One segment of Niabella beijingensis DNA contains the following:
- the secY gene encoding preprotein translocase subunit SecY, with protein sequence MKKLITTLKNIWSIDELRSKILFTLLLVFIYRVGKYIPLPGINPVTLEAIQKNNAQNGILDLINTFAGGAFEQASIFALGVMPYITASIFMQLMTVLVPSFQKMQKEGESGRKKINQITRYLTVVVTFVQAFAYLAYLQQTSGPAIMPGYGSFYFSLTTIILLTTGTLFVMWLGEKITDKGLGNGTSLIIMVGILGRLPQSVAQELTFRSTRTGDILIFIIEIALFIAIIMGSILLVQGVRKVPVNYAKQIVGNRQFGGARQFLPLKVNSAGVMPIIFAQAIMFVPTLFTMGSKNADLGRMFTDHTNGWYMLIYAAVVIGFTFLYTALIFNPKQISDNLKQNNGFIPGVKPGQPTTDYIGTIMDRITFPGAVLLALVGILPGVIQKLFGMTQGFSMFFGGTSLLIMVGVVLDTLQQIETQLMMRQYDGLMKSGRIQGRQSSSAIQI encoded by the coding sequence GTGAAAAAACTAATTACTACACTTAAGAATATATGGAGCATCGATGAGCTGAGGAGTAAAATTCTTTTCACTTTGTTGCTTGTCTTCATTTACCGGGTAGGAAAGTACATTCCTTTACCCGGTATCAACCCCGTTACTCTGGAAGCCATTCAGAAGAATAACGCCCAGAACGGGATCCTGGATCTGATTAATACATTTGCAGGAGGCGCTTTTGAGCAGGCCTCTATTTTTGCATTGGGGGTAATGCCTTATATCACCGCATCTATTTTTATGCAGCTGATGACGGTACTGGTCCCTTCCTTTCAAAAAATGCAGAAAGAAGGAGAAAGCGGACGTAAGAAGATCAACCAGATCACCCGCTACCTGACGGTGGTGGTGACCTTTGTTCAGGCGTTTGCCTACCTGGCCTATCTGCAGCAAACCTCAGGGCCGGCCATCATGCCCGGATACGGCAGTTTCTATTTTTCATTAACTACCATCATCCTGCTTACTACAGGTACATTGTTCGTAATGTGGCTGGGTGAGAAGATCACCGATAAGGGATTGGGTAATGGTACTTCACTGATCATCATGGTAGGGATCCTCGGCCGTCTTCCGCAATCCGTTGCACAGGAGCTGACCTTCCGTTCTACCCGTACCGGTGATATCCTGATATTCATCATCGAGATCGCTTTGTTCATTGCCATTATCATGGGTTCCATCCTGCTGGTACAGGGCGTGCGCAAGGTTCCGGTGAATTATGCAAAACAGATCGTTGGAAACCGTCAGTTTGGCGGCGCCCGGCAGTTTCTGCCGCTGAAGGTGAACAGTGCCGGTGTAATGCCCATCATCTTCGCACAGGCAATCATGTTTGTTCCCACTTTGTTTACAATGGGCAGCAAAAATGCAGACCTGGGCCGGATGTTTACCGATCATACCAATGGCTGGTACATGCTGATCTATGCAGCAGTGGTGATCGGCTTTACGTTTTTGTATACAGCGCTTATCTTTAATCCTAAACAGATCTCTGATAACCTGAAACAGAACAACGGTTTTATCCCCGGTGTTAAGCCCGGTCAGCCTACCACCGATTATATCGGTACGATCATGGACCGTATCACCTTCCCGGGAGCGGTACTGCTGGCGCTTGTGGGTATTTTACCCGGTGTGATCCAGAAACTTTTTGGTATGACCCAGGGATTCTCCATGTTCTTTGGAGGTACTTCACTGCTGATCATGGTTGGGGTAGTGCTGGATACACTGCAGCAAATTGAAACCCAGCTGATGATGCGTCAATACGACGGACTGATGAAAAGCGGCCGTATCCAGGGACGCCAGAGCTCATCGGCGATTCAGATTTAA
- the rpsH gene encoding 30S ribosomal protein S8, giving the protein MVTDPIADFLTRIRNAQMAGHRIVDIPASNLKKRMTEILYSQGYILKYKFEEDNKQGVIKIALKYDANTKQPAIQSLERVSRPGLRQYAKPADIRRVKNGLGIAILSTSKGVMTDKDARSQNVGGEVLCHIY; this is encoded by the coding sequence ATGGTAACAGATCCAATTGCAGATTTTTTAACAAGAATACGTAACGCTCAGATGGCAGGACATCGCATTGTGGATATTCCCGCATCTAATTTAAAGAAACGTATGACGGAGATCTTATACAGTCAGGGATATATCCTGAAATATAAGTTTGAAGAAGATAATAAGCAAGGGGTAATTAAAATCGCTCTCAAGTACGACGCCAACACAAAGCAGCCGGCCATCCAAAGCCTGGAGCGGGTAAGCCGCCCGGGGCTGCGCCAGTATGCAAAACCTGCGGATATCCGTCGTGTTAAAAATGGTTTGGGTATCGCTATCCTGTCTACTTCAAAAGGAGTGATGACCGATAAGGACGCCAGGTCTCAGAATGTTGGCGGTGAAGTACTTTGCCACATCTATTAA
- the rplF gene encoding 50S ribosomal protein L6: protein MSRIGKQIITVPAGVTVTVDSDNVVTVKGKKGELKQAVKPDIKVEVKENEVTITRPSDQIHHRALHGLTRALVANLVEGVTNGFEKKMELVGVGYKATNQGNVLDLSLGYSHNIIFDIPKELSVATETVKGQNPTITISGSDKQLVGAVCAKIRSLRKPEPYKGKGVRFVGEVVRKKAGKSAGK, encoded by the coding sequence ATGTCTCGTATAGGTAAACAAATAATTACAGTTCCTGCCGGTGTTACCGTAACAGTGGATAGCGACAACGTTGTTACCGTTAAAGGTAAAAAAGGGGAGTTGAAACAGGCGGTTAAGCCCGATATTAAAGTAGAGGTGAAAGAGAATGAAGTGACCATCACCCGGCCTTCTGATCAGATCCACCACCGTGCCCTGCACGGATTGACCCGCGCCCTGGTGGCAAACCTGGTGGAAGGGGTTACCAACGGATTTGAAAAGAAAATGGAACTGGTAGGTGTGGGTTATAAAGCCACCAACCAGGGCAATGTACTGGATCTTTCCCTGGGATATTCGCACAATATCATTTTTGATATCCCTAAAGAACTGAGCGTGGCAACAGAAACTGTAAAGGGGCAGAACCCGACGATCACCATCAGCGGAAGCGACAAGCAACTGGTAGGTGCCGTATGCGCTAAGATCCGTAGCCTGCGCAAACCTGAGCCCTACAAAGGAAAAGGGGTGCGTTTTGTAGGAGAAGTGGTACGTAAGAAAGCAGGTAAGTCTGCAGGTAAATAA
- the rplO gene encoding 50S ribosomal protein L15, with translation MKLHELKPAKGAVHKEKRIGRGEGSGYGGTSTKGNKGGQSRAGYKRKLGHEGGQMPIQRRTPKRGFKNPDKIVYKIINIGQVDQWAETHNISDFSAENLYNMGFIGKTDKVKVLGNGEIKGKFTFKVHAISEKAKAAIESAEGSVEILK, from the coding sequence ATGAAATTACATGAATTAAAGCCTGCAAAAGGTGCGGTACACAAAGAAAAAAGAATTGGTCGTGGTGAAGGAAGCGGTTATGGCGGTACTTCAACAAAAGGTAATAAAGGTGGACAAAGCCGCGCGGGTTATAAGCGCAAACTGGGACACGAAGGTGGCCAGATGCCGATCCAGCGCCGTACACCAAAAAGAGGGTTCAAAAATCCTGATAAGATTGTTTACAAGATCATTAATATCGGCCAGGTAGATCAGTGGGCTGAAACACATAACATTTCTGATTTTTCTGCTGAAAATCTTTACAATATGGGCTTTATCGGTAAAACAGATAAAGTAAAGGTTTTGGGTAACGGAGAAATTAAAGGAAAATTCACTTTTAAAGTTCACGCCATCAGCGAAAAGGCCAAGGCCGCGATCGAAAGCGCTGAGGGATCCGTTGAAATTTTAAAATAA
- the rpmD gene encoding 50S ribosomal protein L30, which produces MKKIKVTLVKSPIDRPERQKLTLKALGLNKTNSSREVEATPQILGMIRKVEHMVKVEEL; this is translated from the coding sequence ATGAAAAAGATAAAAGTTACTTTAGTAAAAAGCCCTATCGATCGCCCGGAGCGCCAGAAGTTGACATTAAAGGCATTAGGTTTAAATAAAACCAACAGCAGCCGGGAAGTGGAAGCAACTCCCCAGATCCTGGGTATGATCCGTAAAGTGGAGCATATGGTAAAAGTGGAAGAGTTATAA
- the map gene encoding type I methionyl aminopeptidase yields MVKIKTDDQVELMRKSALLVSKTLTEIAGILKPGVATLRLDEIIGAFIRDHNAVPSFLNYNGYPFNSCISVNDVVVHGFPNESELKDGDIVSIDVGVILDKWHGDHAYTFAIGEPAPEVQQLVAVTKESLYKGIEKATTGHRIGDIGFAIQDYTEKAHGYGVVRELVGHGLGQKMHEDPQVPNYGKRGTGMKLQNGMVLAIEPMINLGKKEVFTESDGWTVRTKDGKPSVHFEHDVCIRQGKADVLSNYAAIEEAEQKNPELFVCTLKA; encoded by the coding sequence ATGGTAAAAATTAAAACAGATGATCAGGTAGAACTGATGCGCAAAAGTGCATTACTGGTAAGCAAAACGCTGACAGAGATCGCGGGGATTTTGAAACCGGGTGTGGCTACCCTGCGTCTGGATGAAATTATCGGAGCGTTTATCAGGGACCACAATGCGGTACCTTCTTTTCTGAATTATAACGGGTACCCGTTCAATTCCTGTATTTCCGTAAATGATGTGGTCGTACACGGGTTTCCTAATGAGAGTGAGTTAAAGGATGGCGATATCGTGTCGATTGATGTAGGCGTTATCCTGGACAAATGGCACGGAGACCATGCCTATACCTTTGCCATCGGCGAACCTGCACCCGAGGTACAGCAACTGGTCGCCGTTACAAAGGAATCGCTGTATAAAGGAATTGAAAAAGCCACCACGGGCCACCGGATCGGGGACATCGGCTTTGCCATTCAGGATTATACAGAAAAGGCGCATGGCTATGGCGTGGTAAGGGAGCTGGTAGGGCATGGCCTTGGGCAAAAGATGCACGAGGACCCGCAGGTTCCCAATTATGGAAAAAGAGGCACCGGTATGAAACTGCAGAATGGCATGGTGCTGGCTATAGAACCAATGATCAATCTTGGTAAAAAAGAGGTTTTTACAGAAAGCGATGGCTGGACCGTACGTACCAAGGATGGGAAACCCTCGGTGCATTTTGAACATGATGTATGTATACGGCAGGGAAAAGCAGACGTGCTTTCGAACTATGCTGCCATCGAGGAAGCAGAGCAGAAGAACCCGGAATTATTTGTTTGTACGTTGAAAGCCTGA
- the rplR gene encoding 50S ribosomal protein L18 has translation MSNAKVKRRTSIRRSIRQKISGTSEKPRLAIFRSNTDIYAQLIDDAQGVTIAAASTKDKDIKAQAGTKSEKSKLVGAAIARKATDLNVKAVVFDRGGYLYHGRVKAVAEGAREGGLQF, from the coding sequence ATGTCAAACGCAAAAGTTAAAAGAAGAACCAGTATCCGCCGCTCTATCCGTCAGAAAATCAGCGGTACCTCTGAGAAGCCGAGACTGGCTATATTCCGCAGTAATACCGACATCTACGCTCAGTTGATTGATGATGCACAGGGGGTAACCATTGCTGCAGCTTCTACAAAAGACAAGGATATCAAAGCTCAGGCCGGTACAAAATCTGAAAAGAGCAAGCTGGTAGGTGCGGCTATCGCCCGGAAAGCAACCGATCTGAATGTAAAGGCGGTGGTTTTTGACAGAGGCGGTTATCTGTACCACGGACGTGTAAAAGCAGTGGCAGAAGGTGCAAGAGAAGGTGGTTTGCAATTTTAA
- the rpsE gene encoding 30S ribosomal protein S5, with the protein MSTVNFNNVKAGDLELKDKVVAINRVVKTTKGGRAFSFSALVVVGDGNGVVGHGLGKAKEVQEAITKGIEDAKKNLIKVPIMKGTIPHDQWAKEGAAKVMVKPASAGTGVIAGGSMRAVLEAAGLTDVLAKNLGSANPHNVVKATFKALAMLREPVHIAKTRSLGLKKVFNG; encoded by the coding sequence ATGTCAACAGTTAATTTCAACAATGTTAAAGCCGGCGACCTTGAATTAAAAGACAAGGTGGTAGCTATTAATCGTGTAGTAAAAACAACTAAAGGGGGCCGTGCATTCAGCTTTTCCGCATTGGTTGTTGTAGGAGATGGCAATGGTGTTGTAGGGCATGGTCTGGGAAAGGCAAAAGAAGTTCAGGAAGCAATTACAAAAGGAATAGAAGACGCCAAGAAAAACCTTATTAAAGTTCCCATTATGAAAGGAACCATTCCTCACGATCAGTGGGCGAAGGAAGGTGCTGCTAAAGTAATGGTGAAACCTGCTTCTGCCGGTACCGGTGTAATCGCAGGAGGCTCTATGCGCGCTGTTCTGGAAGCTGCAGGGCTTACAGACGTTCTGGCAAAGAATCTGGGTTCTGCCAATCCGCACAACGTGGTTAAAGCTACCTTTAAAGCGTTGGCAATGCTGAGAGAGCCGGTTCATATTGCGAAGACCCGCTCTTTAGGTTTAAAGAAAGTATTTAACGGATAA